From the genome of Solanum stenotomum isolate F172 chromosome 5, ASM1918654v1, whole genome shotgun sequence:
GCTTTTGATTCTTCTTTCTTAATGTTTAGTGATTTTGATGTATTCTTTGAGTATCAtcttttttgttagttttatgGTATTTGATTTGCTTAGCCTCAGTGTGCTTTCTATCTAGACTAGAAAAGGTTTTCGcggttattattttatttttgtgtggtCTTGTTAATATGTTGTACCCTTGAATGTTTTTTTGATGTCTattttttgatgagtttttTAGTAATTTTGAAATGTATTCTCGAGGTATTGCTCAATTTTATACGTTAAGTGatacttttctattttttaccttgggatttcaatttttgttggaaaaaaataatttcagtaCTTATCGCTTCTTTATCTCCTTTGACAGACTTTTTCATCCTTTAAGAAATGTATTTATTACTGTCAACACATATTATAGGATCGTAGAGACGTTGACTTTCAGAAAGTCATCGTAGTAATGTCACTTTTATGgtaacaattaaaataataaggtTTAATCTCACTTTTATGGTAactattaaaatgaaaaaatgaaaagtcatgcAAATATGTAATACAAGTGACCAGTGAATAACTATATGGTTCCCAATAGCTATATTTGATAATAGGGTAAAATTACTTGGTGTTTCAATTGATTCACAAAATTTGGAGTATACATATAACCCTTCATTGTTTTAAGTTTACGAGTAtatttctctttaaaaaaatctaCTTTTATGtctcatttatatattttatacttaTGTCACTTTTAAAAACTCAATATTAATTGATAGGGtacacgtgcaacgcacatGAGCGAAGACTAGTACATAGAAATATGCAGGAAATGTTGTTTTGGAACACATGTTTTAGATTTAATCCATCATAGTATGCACTAACATAAGCCAAGATAAATTTCGAAAGGAAAAACAGAGATACATTAAAGAATCTATCAACTAGGCAATGATACAACAATTAAGCGAATATAAACGGTTTGCTGGAAGTTAGGTCCATGTCCCCTTCTGCTTTTGTAACTTTTTTGGATGTTACAGACGTGGTAGGGGTCAAGCCTAACCCCACACaacgttaaaaaaaataattaaaaaactgTTTGCTGGAGACAAAATCTCTATATACAAGACAAGGCAGGTGCAGCATGTACACAATGCAAGAAAGGCCTCAGCGGACAGATCTTAGTCCAGAATTTTCCACATACAGAACTAGTATCTCAATTCCAGTTCCTCCCAAATGTAAATGAATGTACGAAATGCAATTTCCCTTGACAACCATGACTATGAAACTTAGTAGTCTTCTCCATGCCGTTGTTTCAACCATCTGAAACATAAGGGAGGGAAAGTCAGTTTTCGCACACATTTCCTTCTTGGAAAATGGAGACGCGAGTCATTACAAGCAACCActaaaaaagagaaattttagGAGAAAACAAGACCTATTAAGATGATCCAATATTGCTAGACATTTTAAGAGCCAAAGAAGCgcaggaagaaaaaaaatgcaacTCAGAAACTGAAAGAGAAACAGAGACTTACCCAAGACCGAACCCCACATCATTATATGGAATATGGAAAATGTTGGACCACTGGGCGTTTGGGCCACTCCAATTGGTGCAAATTTCTTCCGACTGTGGGCAGCCAAGGTACCGTGATTTGGTGAGACGTCCCATGGCATCTCAGGATGGCAGATGCTCTATTTTTTTGCTGTTCCATAAAGTTAACTGTTGCAAAGTAACAAGGTTGCCGAGTCCATCCGACAGATCTTCTAACAATGGACAATCCTGGATCCAGAGAAGCTGTAATTTGGGCATGTCATCTGAGAAGTCCACATGTTGCAGCCAATTGCAGCCCACTAGGTGTAATCTTTCAAGAGAAGTAAGGTTGCCAAATCTATGAGGAAGAGCCTCGATTCCGAATCCATATATCCGGATCTCTTTTAGGGCAGAGAGTTGCATAAGCTGATAGGGCAGAGAATCCCAGTGCAAGTGTCCCCACACCTCCAATGTACGAAGGGACGATAGTTGATGAATGCCATTAAACATTAATTGGAATGCCTCAAAATCCACCATCTCTGAGAAAGGACCAATATGTGATTCCCGTAACCTAGTGAGATGGTGAAGTCCCCCTGAGGGTACACTAATCAATTTGGGACACTGTGATAAACCCAAATATGAAAGTGAAGGCATTCCACACACATGTAAGGGGAAGGAAACTAAGTTGTTACAGTTGTGGACCTTCAAGGATTCCAGGGACCGACAATGCTCAAGTAATCCACTTGGTAAACTGGTCAATCCATCACAGTAACATAACTCAAGACTTTGGAGGGAAGTCAAATAATTCTCTCCTTTGGGAAcaggaaaaaaattgaaattggtgCAGTTGTCAATCATTAAGCTCTTAAGAGAATGGAGATTGTACAAGCTTTGTGGCAATTCACGAAACTCTCCACAATATGAAACTGACAGATGTTGTAGAGATAAATTGTTGCGTAGCATCTCATCTGGAAAACAAGTGAGCTCTTTCACATCATAGACACTAAGCTCTAAGAGAGATGTCAAGTTGTTGAACAAGTTCAACAATGGCATTTCACTGTCAACTACTCTAATCTCTAATTCACGTAGGATTTCAAATTGATTCGGAATACTTTTCAACAATGGACAGTTACTAATCTTCAACTTCTCAAGCCCAGGAAACATTCTTACTCCATTTGTTGGTATCAATTCCACTCCCTTCCACTCAATAAGGCTATGCATATCCTCCAAGACTAGTTCTTTCAATAACGGGAACACTTGGATATTGCCATTATTGCTGCTTGATCCCTTATTGTTAACCTCAATACCATAAAATATAGTTCCAATGCATTCCACCTTATGGAACCCTACCAGCTCTAGATGCCGAAGGAATTTCAGTTGGCCAAGCGATGGAATTTCTTTGCACCTTTTGCAACCACTTAATTTCAACTTGACCAAATTTGGTAGCGATTCTTCACTGAACCATGAAGGAAATCTAGTACCCAAATAGTTCTTCACTTCAAATGTTTTCAAGTTAGGATGCGGTTGAAGACCATCCAACACATGCTCATCATTGATCT
Proteins encoded in this window:
- the LOC125865717 gene encoding disease resistance protein RGA2-like, with the translated sequence MGNMISLRHIYCSRSQLPLNVGQLACLQTLQYFNVGLVKGRRIEELGRLKNLRGKLKINGLQLVCDREEARTSYLRQKLNIYKLAYLWSHEESEGCEINDEHVLDGLQPHPNLKTFEVKNYLGTRFPSWFSEESLPNLVKLKLSGCKRCKEIPSLGQLKFLRHLELVGFHKVECIGTIFYGIEVNNKGSSSNNGNIQVFPLLKELVLEDMHSLIEWKGVELIPTNGVRMFPGLEKLKISNCPLLKSIPNQFEILRELEIRVVDSEMPLLNLFNNLTSLLELSVYDVKELTCFPDEMLRNNLSLQHLSVSYCGEFRELPQSLYNLHSLKSLMIDNCTNFNFFPVPKGENYLTSLQSLELCYCDGLTSLPSGLLEHCRSLESLKVHNCNNLVSFPLHVCGMPSLSYLGLSQCPKLISVPSGGLHHLTRLRESHIGPFSEMVDFEAFQLMFNGIHQLSSLRTLEVWGHLHWDSLPYQLMQLSALKEIRIYGFGIEALPHRFGNLTSLERLHLVGCNWLQHVDFSDDMPKLQLLWIQDCPLLEDLSDGLGNLVTLQQLTLWNSKKIEHLPS